GCCCCGGCGCCGCCGCTACCCGAGCCGCCGCGCCGCGCCGCCTGGGCCGAGGCCGCCGCGCGGCTGCGGGCGGCGGCGCGGACCGAGCCGGGGCGGCTGCGCATCATCGGTTCGGTCGTCGCGGGCCTGCTGCTGCTGTTCGGTGTGCTGGCGTTCTACGAGGCCGGGGCGCGGGCCGGCGCGGCGGACACCGTGCGGGACCGCAGCCAGCCGCTGAGCGCGGACGCCGCGGAGATCTACCGTTCGCTCGCCGACGCCAACACCACGGCGGCCGTGGGGTTCCTGGCCGGCGCGGACGAGGACCCGGCGGTGCGCGAGCGGTACGAGCGCCGCATCGACAACGCGGCGCGCCTGGTGGCCTCGGCCGCCGCCCACGGGTCGCCGGACGCGACCGAGTACGTCCGCGTGCTCAGCGAGGGTCTTCCCGAGTACACCGGCCTGGTGGAGACCGCCCGCGCCAACGACCGGCAGGGCCTGCCGCTCGGCGGCGCCTACCTGCGCCACGCCGACCAGTTGATGCAGGAGACGCTGCTGCGGGCGGCGAGCGACCTGTACGCCGAGGAGACCGAGCGCTTCCGGCGCGACCTGGCCGAGGCCAGGGACTGGCCGTGGCTCGCGACGGCCGCCGGCGTGGCCGCGCTCGCCGCGCTCGGCTGGGCGCAGCGCCGCCACTTCCTGCGCACGAACCGGGTGTTCAGCCCGGGCCTCGTCGCGGCCACGGCCGCGGCGGCGGTGCTGTTCGGGTGGCTGGCCGGGGCGCACACCCTCGCGCGGGGAGCGCTCGCGGACGCCGATCGCGACGCGGCCCGTTCGCTCAGCGTGCTCAACGACGCCTGGATCGCGGCCCTCCAGGCGCGGGGCGACGAGAGCATGACGCTGGTGATGCGGGGCGCGGCCAGCACGTTCCACGACAGCTACGAGCGGCACATGAGCCGGCTGGCCGAGGGCGAGGACAGCGCGCTCACCGCCGCCCTCGACCTGGCCGACGACGCGGCGGGCCGCGCGCCCGTGGAGGCCGCGGCCGACGCGGTCGCCGAGTGGTCCGAGCGCCACGCCGAGGCCAGGGAGCACGAGGTGGCGGGCCGTTACGAGGCGGCGCTCGCCGGGGTGATCGGGCCGCGCGGCTCCACGGCCCTGAGCTTCGACCGGGTCGACGCGGCGCTCCACGAGGCGGTGGAGCACGAGCAGCGGCAGTTCACGCGCGCGGCGGACGAGGGGCACGGCGCGCTCGGCGGCCTGCCGGCCGGCGCGCTCGCGCTCGCGCTGCTCGGCGGCCTCGGCGCGCTGGCCGGCGTCGGCCGCCGGCTGTCGGAGTACCGGTGAGGACGTCGAAGTCCCGGTGAGGACGCGGAGGGAGCGGGCGGTGCCGGATCGGGAGGAACGAGCGGGCCCAGGGATGCGGACAGGACCGGCCGCCGCCGGGCGCGCGGGTGCGCCAGGGGGCGCCCGGCGGCCGTGGCGCGCCCGGCGCGGGCCGGCGCTGCTGCTCGCCGGCGCGCTGCTCGCCCTGGCGGGCGCCGCCGCCGCGGTCGCCCCCGCCGGCGGGCGCGCGCAGGACGCGCCCGCGGCGGCCGGTGCGCCCGGCGGCGGCGCGGGCACGCCCGCCGCCGACGGCACCGCGGACACGATCGGCCCGGTCGCGGAGCGCGAGCGCTGCGCGGGCGGGCGCGACCCGGCCGAGAGCTACCGCGCCGAACGCGTGGCGGGCGACGCCGTGCGGCGCATCCGCGAGCGCGGCGAGGGCGGCCAACTGATCGTCGGCATCGACCAGAACAGCTACCTGTGGGGCTACAGGTCGCCGGAGACGGGCGATATCGTCGGGTTCGACCTCGACCTGGTGCGGGCCATCGCCGAGGACCTGCTGGGCACGGACGCGCCGGACGCGGTGACGTACCTGGCGATCCCGACCGACCAGCGGGAGGACGCGATCCGCGACGGGCAGGTCGACATGGTCGTGCGCGCCATGTCCATCACGTGCGACCGCTGGGAGCAGGTGGCGTTCTCCACGGCCTACTTCGACACCGGGCAGCAGCTGCTCGTGCCGCGCAACTCGCCGGTCACCGGCTACGACGCCTCCCTGACGGGGGCGCGGGTGTGCTCCGCGGCCGGTTCCACGGCCGCCGGCCTGCTCGAACGCGAGGACTTCGGCGCCGAGCTGGTCCCGGCGCCCAACCACCTCGACTGCCTGGTGCTCGTGCAGCTCGGCGAGGCCGACGCGCTCATGACCGACAGCGCCCTGGCCGCCGGGCACGTCGCCCAGGACCCGTCGATGCGTCTGGTCGGCGAACCGCTGACCCAGGAGTCCTACGGCGTGGCGATGAACCTGGCCGACGTCGACCTGGTCCGCTGGGTCAACGCCGTGCTTGAGGACTACCGCGAGGGCGGCGCCGACAGCCGCTGGGCGCAGTCGGCCGACCGCTGGCTCCAGGGCTACCTGTACCCCGAGGACGCGCCGCCGCCCGCGCCGCCGCGGCCCAGGTACCTGGACTGATCGTGACCGGGCCGCCAGCGGGGAAGGATTCGGGCCGGGAACCCCACAGGTCAAACCCAACCCATCCGGCCCACCAGGGCCCACAGAGGGGAGAGCGATGGCCCCGGATTACGGCGGGAACGTGCTGAGCCGCGAGGAGGTGGACCGCGCGCTCGCCCGGCGCGGCGCCGAGCACGAGGCGATCGAGTCCTCCCTGTTCGCGCTCCAGGACCACGCGGGCCGCAGACTGCTCGAAGGGGCCGAGCTGACCGGCGTCACCCGGGAGCGGTGGGAGCGCGCCGAGGAGACGGTGACCCGGCTGTGGTCCTGGTTCGACACCTGCACCGAGGCGCTGACCGCCGCGCGGGAGCTGCGCGGGCGGCGCCGCAACCCGGGCCGGGAGGAGCTGCTGCGCCTGAGCGTGCTGCTCGACGGGGCGGACCTGACGATCGCGGGCGGCGACCGGCTGGCCGAGCAGGTGAGCTGGGACGAGCTGGTCGAGCGCATGAACGCCGGGTACGCGCAGGTGCTCGACCTGGTGGTCGCGGCGGACGCGGTGTGGTCGGCGCTGCCCGCCCGGATAGACCTGCTGGCGGCCGAGCTGCACCGGCTGCGGGAGCTGGCGCACTCCGCCGGCGTGCGCCCCGGCGGCCACCCGGCGGGCGACGACCTGCACCGGGTCACGGGCGAACTGCGCGACCTGCGGGCCGAGGTGATCGCGGACCCGCTGGCGTTCTGGGTGCCGGACGGCGGCGCGAGCGCCCCGGGGGGCGGGCGGCCCGACACCGAACGCTACGACCGGGCCGCGCGCGCCATCGACGAGATCAGGCGCGAGGTGGACGCGGTGATCGGGGTCAGGAAGGACGCCGAGGAGCGGCTGATGCGGCTGCGCGACGTCCTCTCGCGCGCCGACCGCACGCTCGCGGAGGCCCGCACCGCGCGCACGGAGGTCCTGGCGAAGATCGCGGCCTCGGAGGTGCCGGCGGTCAGCGGCCCCTCGGGCCTGCTGCACCAGCAGCTCGCCGCGGCGGCCGAGTTCCGCAGGCGCGCCCAGTGGCACCGGCTCTCGCCGCTGCTCGACGCGCTGGAGCGGCGGGCGGACGAGGAGCTGGAACGGGCCCGCGCCTCGCTCACGGCCGTCACCGAGCCGCTGGCGGTCCGCGCGGAGCTGCGCGGGCGGCTCGACGCCTACAAGGCGAAGGCGGCGCGCCTGGGCAAGGCGGAGGAGCCGCTGCTCGTGGAGCGCTACGACGCGGCCCGCCGGCTGCTGTGGACCGCGCCCTGCGACCTGCGCGCGGCGGAACGCGCCGTACTGCGCTACCAGCGGGCCACCGCAGAGGCGCTGGTTCCCGACGCGGAGCCGGCGGACCCGCGGGGGATCGCGTGAGCGGGCCGGGCCCCGAGGGGCGCGCCTGCCAGCGCCCGGGCTGCCAGGGCCGGTACGAGGAGGTGGGCGGCGGCCGGCTGTACTGCGACACGTGCGGTCTTGCGCCCGTGGTCTCGGCCCGGGGCATGATCGGCGGCGTTCCCACGGGCGTGACGGGCAGCGCGCGGCCCGGCCGGGGCGACTCGTCCGGTTCGGGAACGGGCGGCACGGGAACGGGCGGCACGGCCGCGGCCTCGGACGGCGCGACCCGTTCGAGCGGGAGCGGGAGCGGTGGCACGGCGTCCTCGTCGCGGTCCCGGTACTCGCACAGGTCCCTGTCCGGCCGGCTCACGCGCTCGGGTTCGACCGCGCTCGCCGGCCGTTCGATCTCGGTGCGCAGTTCGCGGCCCAGCACGGCGACCTCAGGGCGGGCCAGGCTGGGGGCCGGGCTGGTGACGATGCCGCAGGTGCCCAGGCCCGACCCGCTGTCCGCCGTGCTTGAGGACCCCGAGGTGCCCGAGCGCAAGCGGTTCTGCGGCAACAGCGAATGCGGCGCGCCGGTGGGCCGCGCCCGGGGCGAACGGCCGGGGCGCACCGAGGGGTTCTGCACCAAGTGCGGGCACCCGTACTCGTTCCTGCCCAAGCTCCAGCCCGGCGATCTCGT
Above is a genomic segment from Streptomyces marincola containing:
- a CDS encoding coiled-coil domain-containing protein; the protein is MAPDYGGNVLSREEVDRALARRGAEHEAIESSLFALQDHAGRRLLEGAELTGVTRERWERAEETVTRLWSWFDTCTEALTAARELRGRRRNPGREELLRLSVLLDGADLTIAGGDRLAEQVSWDELVERMNAGYAQVLDLVVAADAVWSALPARIDLLAAELHRLRELAHSAGVRPGGHPAGDDLHRVTGELRDLRAEVIADPLAFWVPDGGASAPGGGRPDTERYDRAARAIDEIRREVDAVIGVRKDAEERLMRLRDVLSRADRTLAEARTARTEVLAKIAASEVPAVSGPSGLLHQQLAAAAEFRRRAQWHRLSPLLDALERRADEELERARASLTAVTEPLAVRAELRGRLDAYKAKAARLGKAEEPLLVERYDAARRLLWTAPCDLRAAERAVLRYQRATAEALVPDAEPADPRGIA
- a CDS encoding glutamate ABC transporter substrate-binding protein, whose product is MRTGPAAAGRAGAPGGARRPWRARRGPALLLAGALLALAGAAAAVAPAGGRAQDAPAAAGAPGGGAGTPAADGTADTIGPVAERERCAGGRDPAESYRAERVAGDAVRRIRERGEGGQLIVGIDQNSYLWGYRSPETGDIVGFDLDLVRAIAEDLLGTDAPDAVTYLAIPTDQREDAIRDGQVDMVVRAMSITCDRWEQVAFSTAYFDTGQQLLVPRNSPVTGYDASLTGARVCSAAGSTAAGLLEREDFGAELVPAPNHLDCLVLVQLGEADALMTDSALAAGHVAQDPSMRLVGEPLTQESYGVAMNLADVDLVRWVNAVLEDYREGGADSRWAQSADRWLQGYLYPEDAPPPAPPRPRYLD